The Pseudomonas viciae genomic interval AATTCCATGCCTACCTGGGCCTTGGCCATAACATCAGTGCGCAGGAGGTGCAGGATCTACGGGCCTGGCTGGAGCGACTCAATCCCTAGGCTGCGTTGGATGTGCCGACGCCATCGCGAGCAAGCTCGGCTCCCACAGGTTCCGGGGGGCTTACTGACCGCTGGCGATCTGTTTCACCAATGCCTCATGACCGGCCTTGTCACTGGCCCGGGAGATGACCTGTACCACCGCCATGCGGGTGCCGGAGGCACCTATCAACGTGGTGTCGAGGGTTGGCCCGCCGCCCTGGGTGGCGCTGGTGTCGAGCTGGCGCAGACCCAGGCCGGTGCCTTTTTGGGTCAGGCTTTTTTCGCCCAGGATCTTGGCATCCGGCAGGGCCTTGGTTTTCTGAACGGCGAAGTCAGCGAAGGTGGTATCGAGAAAGGCATTGTCGTTGTCCTTCACATTCGTGCCGTTGACGATGGTGTTTTCAGCCGCGATCACCACGGTTTTACGGGTGGCATTGCTGTACATCGTGCCCGTTGCCCCGGCTGTGCCCTGGGCGACTTCACCGGCGGGCAGCGATGTCGCGGTGAAGCCCTTGGGCAAGGTGAAGACGAACTTGCCGCCCAGCATCGAAACCTTCTGCGCCGGCGCATCGCCGGTGGTTTTCGGCTGGGCCGCATGGGCCGGCGCCATGATCAGGCTGGCGATGGCCGTCAGCAACAGGGCGGTGGCGTGTTTACTCAGCAATGACATGAAACTCTCCACGGATGGTCGCGCTTGGACGCCGATCATCCCATGGGCATGGCATCTGACTCCAGCATGGAGGCGGACGGGGCGGTCATTTTGCTGGCGGCGGCGTGGTGGCGGGGGTGATCGCCACGGGGGCCGCGGTGCGCACCAGCAAGCAGCGGGTCACGCCGAGCATGGTCACCGATACCGCGATGCCCAGGATGAAGGCCGGCATGCCGAATAACGGCAGGGCGACGGCCACGGTCAGGCAGAAGGCGGCGAAGCAGTACATGCCGGTGGCTGTGGCCCGCAGCAGCGCCGCAGTGAAGGCCGGCCCCCGGGTTTGCTGGGAGAATACGGCCATGACGCTGCCCAGCACCGGAAAGACGGCCAGCAGTCCACTCCAGCGTTCGCCGACGGTGCTGGCCAGCAAGGTCACTGTCAGGGTCAACAGCGCGCCGGCGATCATGCGCAGCAGCAGTTTGTCAGACTTGGGCGCCGGGCCGTTCATGACTGGCCGGACTGCCGGGAACAGATAAGGCGCCGCCACGAGGGCGACCATGGCGATCAGGCTGGACAATGGCAGCGAAGCGGGTAACCGGGACAGCACCAGCGCCACCAAGGCCCAGACGCCTAGGGCGACGGCCAGTGCCCAGGGCCAGGTGCGATGCTGGGCAACCCGGGCGTACACCACGCAGAAAGCAATCATCGCAAACATAGCCGCCAGCGCCGCAGTCGCCGATTGCGCGGCGAACACCTCGCCTTGCTCCAGGGCCAGGAACAGCAAAATGGGCCCCACCACCACCGGTAATCCCGACAGCCAACCGGCCACGCTCGGTCCCCAACGCCTGCCCGCCAGCGAAATCAACAGCAGGAAAGCGGGAATCACCAGCAGTTTGAGCAACAGCACGCGATCAACCTTGTCGGAGGGGAGTCGTCACGTTAGCACCTCCACGCCCAGGTCATCCACCCGCAGCCTGACCGAACGTATGGCTGACCTCGGCCCTACCGTGCGCGCCGGAACCGTGGAGGTGCTGGTGGCGGTCAATGAACCTGGTCCAGTTGACTGAGCACCACACTGCGGTCAGCGATCCCAGTAGGGCACTTCGCCAAAACATTCCAGGAAGAAATCGATCACCGTGCGGACCTTCACGGATAGGCGTCGGCTGCCGGGCCAGAGGATGGCGATCTGTTGGGGTTCGAGGCTGTTGGAGGCCTGGTAATCCTGCAGTACCGGGACCAGCGTGCCGTTGCGCAGCGCTTCGCCGATCAGCCAGGACGGAAACATCACCAACCCCAGGCCTTGTTCGGCGGCCTGGGTCAAGGTGTCGGCGTGGTTGCCGGTGATCGGGCCTTTGACGCTGTAGGGTGTCCAGGCCTGGCCCGGACGGCGGAAGAACCAGCGCTGCTGGCCGGTCACGCCTTTGTAGGCCAGGCATTGATGAGCCGCCAGATCCTGGGGTTTGAGCGGCGCGCCGTGGCGAGCCAGGTAAGCGGGGCTGGCCGCGATCTGGAAACGGTGGGGGGCGAGGACCCGCGCCTGCATGCCTGAGTCATGCAACGGGCCGATGCGAAACAGCAGGTCGGCGCCTTCTTGCAGTGGGTCGACATAACTGTCGGTCTGCTGGATCTCCAGTTGCAGCTTCGGGTAGCGCTCGCACAACTGTCCCAGCCACGGCGTCAGGTGGCGCTGGCCGAATACCACCGGGGCGTTGATCCGTACCAGCCCGGAGGGCTCGCTGTGTTGTTCCTGCAAGGCTTGTTCGGCTTCTTCCAATTGCACCAGTAGCAGCCGCGCGTGATGACCCAGCAGGCGGCCGGCTTCGGTGGGGGACACGGCGCGGGTGTGGCGATAAAGCAACTGCTGGTTCAGGGCCTGCTCCATCAGTTGGATCTGTCGGGAAATCGATGACGGAGCCAGGCCTTCGCGCCGTGCGACCTCCGAGAAACTGCCGTGATCGAGCACCGCGACAAACAAGCGAAGCGCCTTGAAGCCAAGTTCATTGAGGCCGTGCATGGGGCGGCTGTCCTGTGCGAATTACGCAAAAGTGTTGTCGGAATACTCCCATTTATCGCACAGAGGCACCAGCCGATAATACCGGCCATCCTTTTCCAAACAGGTTATGACTATGCAGGTTTCCTCATTGAACGAGGCCGGCCCGGTGGCGGTTGCCACCCCACCGCGGTCGTTCTTGCGTTGGCTATTGCTGCCCCTGGTGATCCTGGCCGGTATGGGCTTGTCGGTCGAGGCCGGCCTGCTGGGGCCGCTCGGGGGCCAGGTCGGGCATTTGTGGGCCACCCTGAGCATTTTTGGCGTCGGCTCGGCGATTCTCTTCCTGCTGTTACTGCTCAGCGGTCGGCAACAAGGCCCGGCCTTGAATGAGCTGCCGCGTTGGCAACTGATCGGCGGTTTCCTGGGGCCCGTCTACGTGGTGGTGCTGACGCTTGCCACACCCCACATCGGCATCGCCATGACCATGGTCGCGATCCTTTCCGGCCAGGTGGGCAAAAGTGTGTTGATCGACCATTTCGGCTGGTTCGGTGCGAGCCGCAAGCGGGTCAACGGCGAACGTTGGCTGGCGTTGGCACTGATCGTCGTGGCCCTTGTCCTGATTGCCCGAGGTTGAATATGAGTCTGTTTATTTTATTGCTGGTGGTCGTCGCTGCGGGTGCGGTGTTGAGCGTGCAGGCGGCTATCAACGGCCGCCTGGGCCAGACGGTCGGTGTGCTGCGCAGCAGCCTGCTGACGTTTACGGTGGGCACTGTGACCACCGGGTTGCTGATCGTGTTTTTCGAACCGGCCCACGCTGTCACTTTGCTGGATGTGCCGAAATGGCAGCTCAGCGGTGCGTTGTTCGGTGTCGTCTACATGATGGTGATGGTCGGTGCGGTGCCGCGGGTGGGGACTGGCGTGGCCACGGTGGCGGTGATCGTCGGGCAATTGGGCATGGGCATGTTGATCGACAACTTCGGCTGGCTGGGCAACCCGGCCATCGAGTTGTCCAGTAGCCGGGTCCTGGCCATGGCCTGCCTGGCGCTGGCGCTGGTGTTCATGTATCGCAGCAATGCGCAGCAGGCCTGAAGGTCTCAGTTGCTTTCGACGTTCAGTCGCAGGCTGCCATCGTCCAGGCGCTCGGTGCTTCGGACGATGCCACTGGTTTGCCGGCCTTCGGCGCTGAATACTACGATCTGGGCTTTATCCAGGTCGTCCGGCATCGGTGGGCGTACGTGCAGTACGAACCATGGCGGTTCGGCGTCGTCGAAGCGTTTGACGTCGAATTGGCAAGTGGCATTTTGGGTCTGGTGCCCAAGCAGCGCGTCCAGGCCGTAATAGAAGTGAGTGCTGTCGGCAGCAAGGGGCATGTGCATCGGCGGTCTCCTGGGGACGCTCGGTGGATGTTCAAGTGATCCTGCCTGGAATGGAAAATTCCATCGGGTGAGCTATAGAAATTAGCTCACCACCCCTGCACATTTCCTGTGACGTGGGCTTCGATAGATCACAAAGCAGGCACTCCGTCTTTCCACACCGACCAGTTTTTCACGATGTCCTGCACCACCGGGTTGCCGGTGCGGAAGAGGTTTTCCAGTGCAGGAACGAACGCGCCCTGGTCAGCGTATTTGAGCAGGTTGTCCACTTCGTTGCCGCCGGGTTCGGGACGGTCGAAGTCCGAGCCGGCCCGCAGCACGGCCAGCCGGTTGATATCCACCCGACCTTCGCGGCTGGCTCGCAGCAAGGCCTCGTAGGTGGAATTGTCCTCCTGTTGGGTGGTGCAGTAGACGCCTTTGTTATCCGTGAGCAGGCGGGTCCAGACTTCGGCGCGTTCGCTCAGGCGCGTACCGGAGAACCAGGTGTTGCCGGCCAGGGTGTCACAGCGGGTTACCACCGGTGGCTGGTTGGCCGGTGCATACGGATATTTCAAGCGCCAGGCGGCTGACTCCTTGCTTTCAGCCAAGGTCACGTTCTGGCTGAGCGCAAATGCCTTGGCTTGCAGCGCCGGGTTGAGTTCGAAGACTTCGGTCTTGTAGTCCAGCGGCGGCTTCTCATTCGGCCCCTTGGTGTTGATGCCCAGGTAGCCGGTGGGCCATTCCTTGGGTACATCTCGCGAATCCAATTCACACTGGGTACCGAACTCCACCAGGTAATGGGCCCAGGCCGTCGTACCGAGGGTGCCGTGGTGCGGGTTGATCCCGGCGATCCCGGCCACCAGGAAATAGCTTTTGCGCAGGTCGACGGTTGGCGAGAGCGCCAGGGCCAGTGTCGAGGCTGCGGCGTTGGTCTGGCCCATGCCGGTGATCAGCAGGCAGACCCGCTCGGTATTGCAG includes:
- a CDS encoding DMT family transporter, translated to MSLFILLLVVVAAGAVLSVQAAINGRLGQTVGVLRSSLLTFTVGTVTTGLLIVFFEPAHAVTLLDVPKWQLSGALFGVVYMMVMVGAVPRVGTGVATVAVIVGQLGMGMLIDNFGWLGNPAIELSSSRVLAMACLALALVFMYRSNAQQA
- a CDS encoding LysR family transcriptional regulator, whose product is MHGLNELGFKALRLFVAVLDHGSFSEVARREGLAPSSISRQIQLMEQALNQQLLYRHTRAVSPTEAGRLLGHHARLLLVQLEEAEQALQEQHSEPSGLVRINAPVVFGQRHLTPWLGQLCERYPKLQLEIQQTDSYVDPLQEGADLLFRIGPLHDSGMQARVLAPHRFQIAASPAYLARHGAPLKPQDLAAHQCLAYKGVTGQQRWFFRRPGQAWTPYSVKGPITGNHADTLTQAAEQGLGLVMFPSWLIGEALRNGTLVPVLQDYQASNSLEPQQIAILWPGSRRLSVKVRTVIDFFLECFGEVPYWDR
- a CDS encoding purine-nucleoside phosphorylase, coding for MINRLFTSISLASTALFCATAGAAPPYQPKVMLITMFAPEAQNWIERLQLKNEIRIPGLSAEYPTIRCNTERVCLLITGMGQTNAAASTLALALSPTVDLRKSYFLVAGIAGINPHHGTLGTTAWAHYLVEFGTQCELDSRDVPKEWPTGYLGINTKGPNEKPPLDYKTEVFELNPALQAKAFALSQNVTLAESKESAAWRLKYPYAPANQPPVVTRCDTLAGNTWFSGTRLSERAEVWTRLLTDNKGVYCTTQQEDNSTYEALLRASREGRVDINRLAVLRAGSDFDRPEPGGNEVDNLLKYADQGAFVPALENLFRTGNPVVQDIVKNWSVWKDGVPAL
- a CDS encoding DMT family transporter; this encodes MQVSSLNEAGPVAVATPPRSFLRWLLLPLVILAGMGLSVEAGLLGPLGGQVGHLWATLSIFGVGSAILFLLLLLSGRQQGPALNELPRWQLIGGFLGPVYVVVLTLATPHIGIAMTMVAILSGQVGKSVLIDHFGWFGASRKRVNGERWLALALIVVALVLIARG